Proteins encoded by one window of Streptococcus suis S735:
- a CDS encoding type III restriction-modification system endonuclease, with the protein MKLQFKQQQFQLDAVASVVDVFVGQGKHSGFDYHMDKGQGMGAELDMNFIGFRNAPIQLSQETVSQQVRAKQLSYGLKPSENLSIQKVDGRPSYNLTIEMETGTGKTYTYIRTLMELNKQYGWLKFIIVVPSIAIREGVLKSFEIMADHFQMEYGKKPRYFVYDSSRLGELDKFANSSDIQVMIINSQAFNATGADARRIHTEQESFRWRKPIDVIAATNPILIIDEPQSVEGKKTKERLEDFKPLFTLRYSATHKDKHDMIYRLDALDAYNKKLVKKIAVKTVEQTATTGTQGYLYLQELVPQKSGSPKARIEFEVRTKSGDVKWVTKLVEEPFALFEESGNLPAYQGGWTLSHFDAREGENSIQIGANRKLYVGEVIGETNEDDIRRIQIRETIASHLQKEERLYKRGIKVLSLFFIDEVAKYKCYDEQNDAYNSTYAQMFEEEYEAQVKALLADLNLHGSNFWHYLNKHQEGNPVHAGYFSVDKIKKSDKVKFVDYKSATEKKNNQSNDKDAYDLIMKDKERLLSFEEPIRFIFSHSALKEGWDNPNVFQICTLKNTGTETEKRQKIGRGMRLAVDQKGVRQDEELLGADVHNINKLTVIANESYEDFAKNLQRELREILADRPSKVEVDFFVNKVLENEAGQKLTVTKEVAKEIERQLIKQDYIDSKGNLTATYFEQKETSQFTLSENLAGYEVAVKDILETIYDANRYQIERENDSEVVFAREINPDNYNRQEFKRLWERIHHKSTYYVEFDDEELIEKSVKALNESLFVKKPSYMITEAEAREMQAKHGLDFKVNKNGKRQSVLDKSSIQLRYDLLGEIASRTELKRKTVANILKQISPSKFDMFSYNPEAFIQQVSRLINEQKASQVIEHIRYNILEETFDSSIFTDNPLSGKVSDANMLKSEKGVYNYVKVDSGTERKFKEDLERFDDVMVYAKLPSKFKISTPLGDYNPDWAIAFRDGSVKHVYFVAETKGSMSSLQLKGAELAKIECAKAHFKALKEKGLIADDRIYDVVDSYEKLLEIVRG; encoded by the coding sequence ATGAAACTTCAATTTAAGCAGCAGCAATTTCAGTTAGATGCGGTGGCCTCTGTTGTGGATGTTTTTGTTGGTCAGGGCAAACATAGCGGTTTTGATTACCACATGGATAAAGGTCAGGGAATGGGTGCGGAACTGGACATGAATTTTATCGGTTTCCGCAATGCTCCCATTCAGCTTTCGCAGGAAACTGTCAGCCAGCAGGTTCGAGCTAAGCAGCTCAGCTATGGCCTTAAACCATCTGAAAACTTGTCTATTCAAAAAGTGGATGGTCGTCCGTCTTACAATTTGACTATTGAGATGGAGACGGGGACAGGGAAGACCTACACCTATATCCGTACCTTGATGGAGCTCAATAAGCAGTATGGTTGGCTCAAGTTTATCATCGTGGTGCCGAGCATTGCTATTCGTGAGGGAGTGCTCAAGTCCTTTGAAATCATGGCGGACCATTTCCAGATGGAGTATGGCAAGAAGCCACGCTATTTTGTCTATGATTCTAGCCGTTTGGGCGAGCTGGACAAGTTTGCCAACTCCTCGGACATTCAGGTTATGATTATCAACTCACAAGCCTTTAATGCCACTGGAGCAGATGCCCGTCGTATTCACACCGAGCAGGAAAGTTTCCGCTGGAGAAAGCCGATTGATGTCATTGCGGCGACCAATCCTATTTTGATTATCGATGAGCCTCAGTCGGTTGAGGGGAAAAAGACTAAAGAACGCTTGGAGGACTTCAAGCCCCTATTTACTCTCCGCTATTCAGCCACTCATAAGGACAAGCACGATATGATTTATCGTCTGGATGCCCTGGACGCCTACAATAAAAAGTTGGTCAAGAAGATTGCCGTTAAGACCGTGGAGCAGACTGCAACCACAGGAACACAAGGCTACCTTTATCTGCAAGAACTGGTTCCGCAAAAATCAGGTTCTCCTAAGGCTCGGATTGAGTTTGAAGTGCGGACCAAGTCAGGCGATGTCAAATGGGTGACCAAATTGGTTGAAGAGCCTTTTGCTCTTTTTGAAGAGTCAGGCAACCTACCAGCCTATCAAGGCGGTTGGACCTTGAGCCATTTTGATGCGCGTGAAGGTGAAAATTCCATTCAAATCGGTGCCAATCGCAAACTCTATGTGGGCGAAGTGATTGGGGAAACCAACGAAGATGACATCCGTCGTATCCAGATTCGGGAAACCATTGCCAGTCACCTGCAAAAAGAAGAACGCCTTTACAAACGAGGTATCAAGGTGCTATCCCTTTTCTTCATCGATGAAGTTGCCAAGTATAAGTGCTATGATGAGCAAAATGATGCCTACAATAGCACCTATGCCCAGATGTTTGAAGAAGAGTATGAAGCCCAGGTCAAGGCTTTATTGGCTGATCTCAACCTTCATGGAAGTAACTTTTGGCATTATCTCAACAAGCACCAAGAAGGCAATCCTGTTCATGCAGGTTATTTCTCTGTCGATAAGATAAAAAAATCGGATAAGGTCAAGTTTGTGGACTACAAGTCTGCTACGGAAAAGAAAAATAACCAGTCTAACGACAAGGATGCCTATGATTTGATAATGAAGGACAAGGAACGTCTGCTGTCTTTTGAGGAACCTATTCGCTTTATCTTTTCTCACTCAGCCCTCAAAGAAGGCTGGGACAATCCTAATGTCTTCCAGATTTGTACCTTGAAAAATACAGGTACAGAAACAGAAAAACGACAAAAGATTGGTCGTGGGATGCGTCTAGCCGTCGACCAAAAAGGTGTTCGTCAGGATGAGGAGCTTTTAGGAGCTGATGTTCATAATATTAACAAGTTGACCGTCATCGCCAATGAAAGCTATGAAGATTTTGCTAAGAACTTGCAAAGAGAACTCAGGGAAATCTTGGCTGATCGACCAAGCAAGGTGGAAGTGGATTTTTTTGTCAACAAGGTCTTGGAAAATGAAGCTGGTCAAAAACTGACTGTCACCAAGGAAGTGGCTAAAGAGATTGAACGCCAGTTGATTAAGCAAGATTATATTGACAGCAAGGGGAATCTGACCGCTACTTATTTTGAACAAAAAGAAACAAGTCAGTTTACTCTATCTGAAAATCTGGCAGGCTATGAAGTGGCTGTAAAAGATATTCTAGAAACGATTTACGATGCCAATCGCTACCAGATTGAACGTGAAAATGATTCGGAAGTGGTTTTTGCAAGAGAAATCAACCCTGATAACTACAATCGTCAAGAGTTTAAACGTTTGTGGGAAAGAATTCATCACAAGTCCACCTACTATGTCGAATTTGATGATGAGGAGTTGATTGAAAAGTCTGTTAAGGCCTTGAATGAGTCCTTGTTTGTTAAAAAGCCTAGTTACATGATTACAGAGGCTGAAGCAAGGGAAATGCAGGCGAAACACGGTTTGGATTTCAAGGTAAATAAGAACGGCAAGCGTCAGTCTGTGCTGGATAAGTCTTCTATTCAACTCCGCTATGATTTGCTGGGTGAAATTGCCAGTCGCACGGAGTTGAAACGGAAAACAGTCGCCAATATTTTGAAGCAGATTTCGCCAAGCAAGTTTGATATGTTTTCCTATAACCCTGAGGCATTTATCCAACAAGTTAGTAGGCTCATCAATGAGCAAAAGGCGAGTCAGGTGATTGAGCATATCCGCTACAATATCCTAGAGGAAACTTTTGATAGTTCTATTTTTACGGACAATCCTTTGAGTGGTAAGGTGTCAGATGCAAATATGCTCAAGTCTGAGAAGGGTGTTTATAATTATGTGAAGGTTGATTCTGGAACGGAGAGGAAGTTCAAAGAGGACTTGGAGCGATTCGACGATGTCATGGTCTATGCCAAATTGCCTAGCAAGTTTAAGATTTCCACACCGCTGGGTGATTACAATCCAGACTGGGCCATTGCCTTCCGAGATGGTTCGGTCAAGCATGTTTACTTCGTAGCTGAAACCAAAGGTTCCATGTCTAGTTTGCAACTGAAAGGGGCGGAGTTGGCAAAGATTGAGTGTGCAAAGGCCCACTTCAAAGCCCTAAAAGAAAAAGGATTGATTGCGGATGATCGGATTTATGATGTGGTTGATTCCTATGAAAAATTATTAGAAATCGTGAGAGGATAG
- a CDS encoding formate--tetrahydrofolate ligase, producing MKTDIDIAQSITLKPITEIVEKVGISFDDIELYGKYKAKLSFDKINAVKDNAPGKLILVTAINPTPAGEGKSTITIGLADALSKIGKKTMIALREPSLGPVMGIKGGAAGGGYAQVLPMEDINLHFTGDMHAITTANNALSALIDNHIHQGNVIGIDQRRIIWKRVVDLNDRALRKVTVGLGGPLNGIPREDGFDITVASEIMAILCLATDINDLKERLANIVIGYRFDCSPVYVRDLAVEGALTLILKDAIKPNLVQTIYGTPAFVHGGPFANIAHGCNSVLATTTALRLADYTVTEAGFGADLGAEKFLDIKVPNLPKAPDAVVIVATLRALKMHGGVAKTELSAENVEAVKAGFSNLKRHVENIRKYGIPAVVAINEFVSDTAAEIAVLKELCAAIDVPVELASVWANGADGGVELAETVVATIDNQAASYQRLYKSEDSLEEKVTKIVTQIYGGTGVVFEKKARNQLTEFAKNGWDKLPVCMAKTQYSFSDDQFALGAPTDFDITVREFVPKLGAGFIVALTGDVMTMPGLPKAPAALNMDVAADGTAIGLF from the coding sequence ATGAAAACAGATATTGACATTGCACAAAGTATAACCTTGAAACCTATCACAGAGATCGTTGAAAAAGTTGGTATCAGTTTTGATGATATTGAACTATATGGAAAATACAAGGCAAAATTGTCTTTTGATAAAATCAATGCGGTGAAAGACAATGCGCCAGGGAAATTGATCTTGGTGACAGCTATCAACCCAACGCCAGCTGGTGAAGGTAAATCAACTATTACTATCGGTTTGGCAGATGCCTTGTCTAAAATTGGCAAGAAAACCATGATTGCCCTCCGTGAGCCTTCTTTGGGACCTGTCATGGGGATCAAAGGTGGAGCTGCAGGTGGTGGCTATGCTCAGGTCTTACCTATGGAAGACATCAATTTGCATTTTACAGGCGACATGCATGCCATTACCACAGCAAACAACGCCCTTTCAGCCTTGATTGATAACCATATCCATCAGGGGAATGTGATTGGCATTGATCAACGTCGTATTATCTGGAAACGTGTTGTGGACCTCAACGATCGTGCCCTTCGTAAGGTAACAGTTGGCTTGGGTGGTCCGCTCAATGGTATTCCTCGTGAAGATGGATTCGATATTACCGTAGCTTCTGAAATCATGGCGATTTTATGCTTGGCGACAGACATCAATGACTTGAAAGAACGTTTGGCAAATATTGTTATCGGTTATCGTTTCGATTGCAGTCCTGTCTACGTGCGTGATTTGGCGGTGGAAGGTGCTTTGACTCTTATTTTGAAGGATGCTATTAAACCAAACCTTGTCCAAACCATCTATGGCACGCCAGCCTTTGTCCATGGCGGTCCATTTGCTAACATCGCCCACGGCTGCAACTCAGTCCTCGCTACCACAACAGCTCTGCGTTTGGCGGACTATACCGTCACAGAAGCAGGATTTGGTGCTGACCTTGGAGCAGAGAAGTTCCTTGACATTAAGGTGCCGAACTTGCCTAAGGCTCCGGATGCAGTAGTCATTGTTGCCACCCTCCGTGCACTTAAAATGCATGGTGGTGTAGCTAAGACAGAACTTTCTGCTGAAAATGTAGAGGCAGTGAAAGCTGGTTTTTCTAACTTGAAGCGCCACGTGGAAAATATCCGTAAGTATGGTATTCCAGCTGTTGTAGCCATTAATGAATTTGTGTCCGACACCGCAGCAGAAATTGCTGTTCTCAAAGAACTCTGTGCCGCAATCGATGTACCTGTCGAGTTGGCAAGTGTTTGGGCAAATGGTGCTGATGGTGGTGTTGAATTGGCTGAGACAGTTGTTGCTACTATTGATAACCAAGCAGCCAGCTACCAACGTCTTTACAAGTCTGAGGATAGCTTAGAAGAGAAAGTGACCAAGATTGTTACGCAAATCTACGGTGGTACAGGCGTTGTCTTTGAGAAGAAGGCTCGTAACCAGCTGACTGAATTTGCTAAGAATGGCTGGGATAAGTTGCCAGTCTGCATGGCCAAGACCCAGTACAGCTTCTCAGATGATCAGTTTGCCCTTGGAGCGCCGACAGACTTTGACATTACAGTCCGTGAATTTGTGCCAAAATTGGGTGCAGGCTTTATCGTTGCCTTGACTGGAGATGTCATGACCATGCCTGGTTTGCCAAAAGCTCCCGCAGCTCTCAACATGGATGTGGCAGCAGACGGGACAGCTATCGGCTTGTTCTAA
- a CDS encoding CPBP family intramembrane glutamic endopeptidase, with protein sequence MKTEFINEKAQSAFNLNIVTSPIVAIILLLVGDSLGAVIFTPISFLLPFSETLSVSFELFAFAFISLMVILWARYIEKSPWVGLGFTKKGAGKDFLLGWGIGAAMLTTCTLIMWGLGAIEFTSIQFSTKLVGEFIILILAWSIQGTTEEILTRGWMFSSLSARHNIPIGIIVSSLFFTFLHLGNNAISLIPILDLTLFAVLACLIMLKTGNIWVIGGLHAAWNCFQGNVFAFSVSGTDAGQAFIQIGITGPEWLSGGKFGVEGSVISLLVQGIMICWLVYDLYFKPKTSSL encoded by the coding sequence ATGAAAACCGAATTTATCAATGAGAAGGCTCAATCAGCTTTCAATCTCAACATCGTCACCTCTCCTATTGTAGCTATTATTTTGTTGCTAGTAGGAGATTCACTAGGAGCTGTTATTTTCACTCCAATAAGCTTTTTACTCCCATTTAGCGAGACCCTTTCTGTAAGTTTTGAACTGTTCGCTTTCGCTTTTATCAGCCTGATGGTCATTTTATGGGCACGGTATATTGAAAAAAGCCCGTGGGTAGGACTTGGTTTTACTAAAAAAGGTGCAGGAAAAGATTTTCTACTCGGGTGGGGAATCGGAGCTGCAATGCTGACCACTTGTACACTCATCATGTGGGGATTAGGCGCGATTGAATTTACAAGCATCCAGTTCTCTACAAAATTAGTCGGAGAATTTATTATCCTTATCCTTGCCTGGTCTATCCAAGGTACGACAGAAGAAATTCTAACAAGAGGATGGATGTTCTCATCACTTTCTGCTAGACATAATATTCCTATCGGTATCATTGTTTCTTCCCTCTTCTTCACATTTCTCCACCTCGGAAACAATGCTATTTCACTCATTCCAATTTTGGATTTAACTCTATTTGCCGTTCTTGCCTGCCTCATTATGCTCAAAACAGGCAACATTTGGGTGATTGGTGGCTTACACGCTGCGTGGAACTGTTTCCAAGGGAATGTTTTTGCTTTCTCAGTCAGCGGCACCGATGCTGGTCAGGCCTTTATTCAAATCGGTATCACTGGTCCTGAGTGGCTATCTGGTGGAAAGTTTGGCGTAGAGGGCTCCGTCATCAGCTTGCTTGTCCAAGGTATAATGATTTGCTGGTTGGTTTACGATCTCTATTTCAAGCCCAAAACAAGCTCCCTATAA
- a CDS encoding phospho-sugar mutase produces the protein MTYQETYQTWLDFADLPDYLREELVAMDEKTKEDAFYTNLEFGTAGMRGYIGAGTNRINVFVVRQATEGLAKLVESKGEEAKKRGVAIAYDSRHFSPEFAFESAQVLAAHGIKSYVFESLRPTPELSFAVRHYNAIAGIMVTASHNPKEFNGYKVYGEDGGQMPPADADALTNFIRAIDNPFAVELADLEASKENGLITVLGEETDVKYLEELNDLNINPELIAEYGKDMKIVYTPLHGTGEMLARRALAQAGFESVQVVEAQATADPDFSTVASPNPESQAAFALAEELGREVGADVLLATDPDADRVGVEVRQADGSYWNLSGNQIGAIIAKYILEAHKQAGTLPANAALAKSIVSTELVTKIAESYGATMFNVLTGFKFIAEKIQEFEEKHNHTYMFGFEESFGYLIKPFVRDKDAIQAVLMVAEIAAYYRSRGMTLADGIDEIFKEYGYFAEKTISVTLSGKDGAEQIKAIMAKFRDNSPAQFNATDIAVFEDFALQTKTDKDGNIEKLTTPPSDVLKYTLADDSWFAVRPSGTEPKIKFYIATVGETLAEAEEKISNIEKEINEFVG, from the coding sequence ATGACTTATCAAGAAACCTATCAAACATGGCTCGACTTTGCGGACCTTCCAGATTACTTGCGTGAAGAATTAGTCGCAATGGATGAAAAAACAAAAGAAGATGCCTTCTATACAAATCTTGAATTTGGTACAGCTGGTATGCGTGGCTATATTGGCGCTGGTACCAACCGCATCAACGTATTTGTAGTCCGTCAAGCTACTGAAGGTTTGGCAAAATTGGTAGAATCAAAAGGTGAAGAAGCTAAAAAACGTGGTGTTGCCATCGCTTACGATTCACGTCACTTCTCGCCAGAATTTGCTTTTGAATCAGCTCAAGTTTTGGCAGCGCATGGTATCAAATCTTATGTATTTGAAAGCCTTCGTCCAACTCCTGAGTTGTCATTCGCTGTGCGCCATTACAATGCCATCGCAGGGATTATGGTGACTGCAAGCCACAACCCGAAAGAATTCAACGGCTACAAGGTTTACGGTGAAGACGGCGGACAAATGCCACCTGCTGATGCAGATGCATTGACCAACTTTATCCGTGCCATCGACAATCCATTTGCAGTTGAATTGGCTGACCTTGAAGCCAGCAAGGAAAATGGTTTGATTACGGTTCTTGGCGAAGAAACTGACGTTAAATATCTTGAAGAACTCAATGACCTCAACATCAACCCTGAATTGATTGCTGAATACGGTAAAGACATGAAGATTGTCTATACACCGCTTCATGGTACGGGTGAAATGTTGGCGCGTCGTGCCCTTGCACAGGCTGGTTTTGAATCTGTCCAAGTTGTTGAAGCACAAGCAACTGCTGATCCTGACTTCTCTACTGTCGCTTCACCAAACCCAGAGAGCCAAGCAGCCTTTGCCCTTGCAGAAGAACTCGGCCGTGAAGTCGGGGCAGATGTCCTTCTTGCAACTGACCCTGACGCTGACCGTGTTGGTGTTGAAGTTCGTCAAGCTGACGGTTCTTACTGGAACCTGTCTGGTAACCAAATCGGCGCTATCATTGCTAAGTACATCCTTGAAGCCCACAAGCAAGCAGGTACACTTCCTGCAAACGCTGCCCTTGCTAAGTCAATCGTATCTACTGAGTTGGTAACTAAGATTGCTGAAAGCTATGGCGCTACCATGTTCAACGTCTTGACTGGTTTCAAATTCATCGCTGAGAAAATCCAAGAGTTCGAAGAAAAACACAACCATACTTACATGTTTGGTTTCGAAGAAAGCTTTGGCTATTTGATTAAACCATTTGTACGTGACAAGGATGCTATCCAGGCTGTGCTTATGGTTGCTGAAATTGCTGCCTACTACCGTTCACGTGGCATGACCTTAGCTGACGGTATCGATGAAATCTTCAAAGAATACGGCTACTTTGCTGAGAAAACAATCTCTGTTACCCTTTCTGGTAAGGATGGTGCAGAACAAATCAAGGCAATCATGGCTAAGTTCCGTGATAACTCACCAGCACAATTCAACGCTACTGACATCGCGGTCTTTGAAGACTTTGCCCTTCAAACTAAGACAGACAAAGATGGAAACATTGAAAAACTCACTACTCCTCCATCAGATGTCTTGAAATACACCTTGGCAGATGATTCTTGGTTCGCTGTTCGTCCTTCGGGAACAGAACCAAAAATCAAATTCTACATCGCAACCGTTGGTGAAACACTTGCTGAAGCAGAAGAAAAAATCTCCAACATCGAAAAAGAAATCAACGAATTTGTTGGGTAA
- a CDS encoding PrsW family glutamic-type intramembrane protease — translation MKEKFQMCKTYLPVVLATIGFVNGCKIIFGELGKPNGMEAKYSLFLLTISLVAIYLIPLLVLTYSLAKRYNISKQVIGLSWLLGLTSSISFSELGHTAIGYFLLEIVKASNDFLNDWGAAISGPLAEEIGKGLTVLLVLLICRKMTLKNALVSGVIVGLGFQIMEDITFVFRDMFMNKLDGFETILERVGQAGWAHWVFTLLFAIGLVALLTKNTGMSKAQGVFWIGASFGIHFLFNSPFNTGIFQTVFPILSISLGLLAYRTVEKLSE, via the coding sequence ATGAAAGAAAAATTTCAAATGTGTAAAACTTATCTTCCAGTCGTCTTAGCAACGATTGGATTTGTCAACGGTTGCAAAATTATCTTTGGAGAATTAGGTAAGCCAAATGGCATGGAAGCTAAATATTCTCTCTTTCTCCTAACCATTTCCTTGGTCGCTATCTACCTCATTCCCCTACTAGTACTGACATATTCCTTAGCTAAACGCTATAACATCTCCAAACAAGTTATAGGGCTTAGCTGGCTTTTAGGCTTAACAAGTAGCATCTCTTTTTCTGAACTGGGACATACAGCTATCGGATATTTCCTGCTCGAAATTGTTAAAGCTAGTAATGATTTCCTAAATGACTGGGGTGCAGCTATTTCAGGTCCATTGGCAGAAGAAATCGGTAAAGGGCTAACTGTTCTACTTGTACTGCTTATTTGTAGAAAAATGACACTAAAAAATGCATTGGTAAGCGGAGTGATTGTTGGATTAGGTTTCCAAATCATGGAAGACATCACCTTTGTTTTTAGAGACATGTTCATGAATAAATTAGACGGCTTTGAAACTATTCTTGAACGCGTTGGTCAAGCTGGTTGGGCCCATTGGGTTTTCACGCTTCTCTTTGCCATTGGCTTAGTAGCCCTTCTCACGAAAAATACAGGTATGTCAAAAGCACAGGGAGTATTTTGGATCGGTGCAAGCTTTGGAATCCATTTTCTCTTTAATTCACCATTCAACACTGGTATCTTCCAGACGGTGTTTCCTATCTTGAGTATTTCCCTTGGCTTACTTGCCTATCGAACGGTTGAGAAACTATCTGAATAG
- a CDS encoding ECF transporter S component, which produces MKKNKSTQIATIAIFFAVMIVINILSSIIFNILPVPIKPTIVHIPVIIASIIYGPRVGACLGALMGLMSMTHNTIILLPTSYLFSPFVENGNVYSIIIAVVPRILVGITPYFVYKWIKNRKGLFIAGAIGSMTNTIFVLGGIFFLFSSVFDGNIQAMLATVLGTNSIAEMIISSVLTAALVPTLQKIQK; this is translated from the coding sequence ATGAAAAAAAATAAATCAACTCAAATTGCTACAATTGCAATCTTCTTTGCTGTCATGATTGTCATCAATATATTGAGTTCAATTATTTTTAATATATTGCCTGTTCCAATAAAACCCACCATCGTACATATCCCAGTCATTATTGCTTCTATTATATACGGGCCACGTGTTGGGGCTTGTTTGGGGGCTCTCATGGGCTTAATGAGTATGACCCATAATACTATTATCTTACTACCAACCAGCTATCTTTTCTCCCCATTTGTTGAAAATGGTAATGTTTATTCAATCATCATTGCAGTTGTCCCACGTATATTAGTCGGGATTACACCTTATTTCGTCTACAAATGGATAAAAAATCGTAAAGGATTATTTATTGCTGGTGCAATTGGTTCAATGACCAATACTATTTTTGTACTTGGAGGTATTTTCTTCCTCTTCTCCTCTGTCTTTGATGGTAATATTCAAGCAATGTTAGCAACCGTTTTAGGTACCAATTCAATTGCAGAAATGATCATTTCTTCTGTATTAACTGCAGCGCTTGTTCCAACTTTACAGAAAATTCAAAAATAA
- a CDS encoding DUF3885 domain-containing protein, whose amino-acid sequence MELSQWLKSFQLKDNRLVGPFFYGTPLALRFEIGPADEAEELSRAIYLERAYARAVELFEQASSEYDYVLLSLLRQEDRDIDTYLWHFSSKFNFNKVPESELIEVEDWTGDVLVFERYLFPVTDQDLNALLREIVKADHGGFNYLSSSVLFLSSQDNIIYHCYDNRGVDIAVLADDKRLELFTDCHDLLLDYDMEEMERRVRG is encoded by the coding sequence ATGGAATTGAGTCAATGGCTGAAGTCCTTTCAACTGAAAGATAATCGACTAGTGGGCCCATTCTTTTATGGCACACCTCTTGCTCTTAGATTTGAAATCGGGCCTGCAGACGAAGCAGAAGAATTATCAAGAGCAATCTATCTTGAAAGAGCCTATGCACGTGCAGTAGAACTTTTTGAGCAGGCTAGTTCAGAATACGACTATGTGCTCCTTTCGCTCCTTCGACAGGAAGATAGGGATATAGACACCTACCTCTGGCATTTTTCATCGAAATTTAACTTCAACAAGGTCCCTGAGTCTGAGTTGATAGAAGTGGAGGATTGGACGGGAGATGTGCTAGTCTTTGAGCGCTATCTCTTTCCAGTTACCGACCAGGACCTAAACGCTTTGTTGAGGGAGATTGTCAAAGCCGACCATGGAGGTTTTAACTATCTATCAAGTTCCGTTCTCTTCCTATCTAGTCAGGACAATATCATCTATCATTGCTACGATAATCGGGGAGTTGATATTGCTGTTTTAGCTGATGACAAACGTTTGGAGCTCTTTACAGACTGCCATGACCTCCTTTTGGACTATGATATGGAGGAGATGGAGAGAAGGGTGAGGGGGTAG
- a CDS encoding putative holin-like toxin, producing the protein MFQFSTLLIVLLTFIFNNRKK; encoded by the coding sequence ATGTTTCAGTTTAGCACGTTGCTAATCGTGCTACTGACATTTATTTTTAACAATCGTAAAAAATAA
- the coaC gene encoding phosphopantothenoylcysteine decarboxylase, producing MANITLAVTGSISAYKAADLTSQLTKIGHQVTVLMSRSAMDFITPLTLQSLSKNLVHTDVMIEENPTLIKHIDIAKETDVFLVAPASANTIAKLANGMADNIITATALALPIGTKKLLAPAMNTNMYLNPATQKNIKTLIEYGFEEIKPREALLACGDFGTGALAEVTDILEKVSNTLDEKK from the coding sequence ATGGCTAATATCACACTTGCCGTTACTGGCTCTATTTCAGCCTACAAAGCAGCGGACCTAACTAGTCAATTGACCAAGATCGGTCATCAGGTTACAGTCCTCATGAGTCGCTCTGCTATGGACTTCATCACACCTTTGACTCTCCAATCCTTGTCAAAAAATCTGGTCCACACAGATGTCATGATTGAAGAAAATCCTACTCTTATCAAGCATATCGATATTGCCAAAGAAACAGACGTATTTTTAGTTGCCCCTGCTTCTGCCAATACGATAGCTAAATTAGCTAATGGTATGGCTGACAACATTATTACGGCAACAGCGCTGGCTCTGCCAATTGGTACTAAAAAACTGCTGGCACCTGCTATGAATACTAACATGTACCTCAATCCTGCTACCCAGAAAAATATCAAAACCCTCATAGAGTATGGTTTTGAGGAAATCAAACCGCGTGAAGCCCTGCTTGCTTGTGGAGATTTTGGAACTGGGGCCTTGGCTGAGGTAACTGATATTTTAGAGAAAGTGAGTAACACCCTTGATGAAAAAAAATAA
- a CDS encoding phosphopantothenate--cysteine ligase: protein MKLLITSGGTSEAIDQVRAITNHASGNLGKIIAEQALKRGHEVTLVTTRQAVKPDSQKNLTIIEITNVDSLKETLEPLVKTHQALIHSMAVSDYTPVYMAGLDELRATEDISSLLKKQNTESKISSKDDYQVLFLKKTPKVISYVKKWNPAITLFGFKLLVNVPKEELFAVARQSIERNGADYILANDLKDIGENQHIAYLVDKTREIQAQTKDEIAQLILNTLEKGEQNG from the coding sequence ATGAAACTATTGATTACATCAGGCGGAACAAGCGAAGCTATCGATCAAGTCCGCGCTATTACAAACCATGCTTCTGGAAATCTTGGAAAAATCATTGCCGAACAAGCCTTGAAACGCGGTCATGAAGTTACTCTTGTGACTACAAGACAGGCTGTTAAACCAGATTCTCAGAAGAATTTAACCATTATCGAAATCACAAATGTTGATAGTTTGAAAGAAACATTAGAACCTTTAGTCAAAACACATCAGGCTCTGATTCATAGCATGGCTGTATCCGATTATACACCTGTTTATATGGCTGGTTTAGATGAACTAAGAGCAACTGAAGACATTTCTAGTCTACTAAAAAAACAGAATACAGAAAGTAAGATTTCATCCAAGGATGACTACCAAGTTCTTTTCTTGAAAAAAACTCCCAAGGTCATTTCCTATGTAAAAAAATGGAATCCAGCTATCACACTCTTTGGCTTCAAACTATTGGTTAATGTTCCTAAGGAGGAATTATTTGCCGTAGCTCGCCAAAGCATTGAACGAAATGGCGCTGATTATATACTTGCTAATGACTTGAAGGATATTGGAGAAAATCAACACATTGCCTATTTGGTTGATAAAACAAGGGAGATTCAAGCACAGACAAAAGATGAAATTGCTCAGCTCATTTTAAATACCCTAGAAAAAGGAGAACAAAATGGCTAA